One genomic window of Phycisphaerales bacterium includes the following:
- the traT gene encoding complement resistance protein TraT, which translates to MQRTFRTTLLAAATIAGLLAISATSGCTASARLLGKATANKYANPQSGTVWVVPPPQLEPPAPEDKTVYVSYQNISDADVDLTQLLRDAASAQGWQLVANPQEATYRLRARTRFFGEVEPESGGASAARAMGWISGAAVGVGTYALVESATDSWAAGAASGAAAGGLVGLGISNASKVREWALITDFVLEEYSPNPIEFELLADSDSSGTTTAGVGSGRAADGGATSQRTGSTATMTRTSNYFPHGVRLSAWANQMNMRENEAMPLIRNRVENVVKQMLPQ; encoded by the coding sequence ATGCAACGCACCTTCCGCACCACGCTGCTCGCCGCGGCCACGATCGCCGGGCTGCTGGCGATCAGCGCCACGTCTGGCTGCACCGCCAGCGCCCGCCTGCTCGGCAAGGCGACCGCGAACAAGTACGCCAACCCCCAGTCGGGCACGGTGTGGGTCGTCCCCCCGCCGCAACTCGAACCCCCCGCACCCGAAGACAAGACCGTCTACGTCTCGTACCAGAACATCTCCGACGCCGACGTCGACCTGACCCAGCTCCTGCGAGACGCCGCCTCGGCCCAGGGCTGGCAGCTCGTGGCCAACCCCCAGGAGGCCACGTACCGCCTCCGCGCCCGGACGCGGTTCTTCGGCGAGGTCGAGCCCGAGTCGGGCGGGGCCAGCGCCGCCCGCGCCATGGGCTGGATCAGCGGTGCCGCCGTCGGCGTGGGCACCTATGCGCTCGTCGAGAGCGCGACCGATAGCTGGGCCGCCGGCGCGGCGTCCGGCGCCGCCGCAGGCGGGCTGGTCGGACTCGGCATCTCGAACGCTTCGAAGGTCCGCGAGTGGGCGCTCATCACCGACTTCGTGCTCGAGGAGTACAGCCCCAACCCCATCGAGTTCGAGCTTCTTGCTGATAGCGACAGCTCCGGCACGACCACTGCAGGCGTCGGTTCGGGACGGGCCGCCGACGGCGGCGCCACCAGCCAGCGAACCGGCTCGACCGCGACCATGACGCGCACCAGCAACTACTTCCCCCACGGCGTGCGTCTTAGCGCCTGGGCCAACCAGATGAACATGCGCGAGAACGAGGCCATGCCGCTCATCCGCAACCGGGTGGAGAACGTCGTCAAGCAGATGCTGCCTCAATAA
- a CDS encoding DUF1932 domain-containing protein: MTDTRKSTIGVLHPGAMGAAVARALASNGHEVGWCREGRSDETAHRASGLREFSTLLDLCTWATTIFSVVPPHAAIETARDAAGVGFRGTYVDANAISPATAATVRAAVEQSGATYVDGGIIGPPPTEPAGSRLYLAGERARDVAALFEGSTFEAPVLEGMGEFAASALKMVYAAWTKGSAAMLLATASTAESLGVLDALTSEWEHSVPDLAARYERTSGAVVPKAWRYVGEMLEIASTFESAGQPGGFHQSAAKVYQRVAGSHPRTADA; the protein is encoded by the coding sequence ATGACCGACACACGCAAGTCCACGATCGGCGTGCTCCATCCTGGCGCGATGGGCGCCGCCGTTGCCCGCGCGCTCGCATCCAACGGCCATGAGGTCGGCTGGTGCCGCGAGGGGCGCAGCGACGAGACCGCACACCGTGCCTCGGGCCTGCGCGAGTTCTCGACGCTGCTCGACCTGTGCACGTGGGCCACCACCATCTTCAGCGTCGTTCCGCCACACGCCGCCATCGAAACGGCGCGAGACGCCGCGGGCGTTGGCTTCCGCGGCACCTATGTCGACGCCAACGCCATCAGCCCCGCGACCGCCGCGACCGTGCGAGCCGCCGTGGAGCAGTCGGGCGCAACCTACGTCGATGGCGGCATCATCGGCCCACCCCCCACCGAACCCGCGGGCAGCCGGCTGTACCTTGCGGGCGAGCGTGCCCGCGACGTCGCCGCACTCTTCGAGGGCTCGACCTTCGAAGCGCCCGTTCTCGAGGGCATGGGCGAGTTCGCCGCGAGTGCGCTGAAGATGGTCTACGCCGCGTGGACCAAGGGGAGCGCCGCCATGCTGCTGGCAACGGCCAGCACCGCCGAGAGCCTCGGCGTGCTCGACGCCCTGACGTCCGAATGGGAGCACTCGGTCCCCGACCTCGCCGCGCGGTACGAGCGTACCAGCGGCGCCGTCGTGCCCAAGGCCTGGCGCTACGTCGGCGAGATGCTCGAGATCGCCTCGACGTTCGAGTCCGCCGGACAGCCCGGCGGCTTCCACCAGAGCGCCGCAAAGGTGTACCAGCGCGTGGCCGGCAGCCATCCACGCACCGCAGACGCATAG
- a CDS encoding lysophospholipid acyltransferase family protein, which produces MPDWLFWFIPAVVLWLLAVVVAGRVLEGPRGDEVIGNAAYQVIRLYVRLRHPPNVEGRERVEGLVGGEGDVGPLIVVANHASGVDPLLIQSVLPFEPRWMMAADMRHPTGEWLWRFGRIIFVDRASSDPTGVREALRHLSDGGVLGLFPEGGIERQPQTLRPFQPGVGLLIRRSGARVLPIVIEGAAMAPTAWGALVRTSRPTIRIMEPIDYGRETSPAEVAADLQSRFEAWTGWGVGI; this is translated from the coding sequence ATGCCCGATTGGCTCTTCTGGTTCATCCCGGCGGTGGTGCTTTGGCTGCTTGCCGTGGTGGTGGCCGGGCGGGTGCTGGAGGGGCCCCGGGGCGACGAGGTCATCGGGAACGCGGCGTACCAGGTCATCCGGCTGTACGTCCGGCTTCGGCACCCCCCGAATGTGGAAGGCCGCGAGCGCGTCGAGGGCCTCGTCGGCGGTGAAGGCGACGTCGGGCCGCTGATCGTGGTGGCCAACCACGCGTCTGGGGTCGACCCGCTCTTGATTCAGTCGGTGCTGCCGTTCGAGCCGCGGTGGATGATGGCCGCCGACATGCGCCACCCGACCGGCGAGTGGCTGTGGCGGTTCGGTCGCATCATCTTCGTCGACCGCGCCAGCAGCGATCCGACCGGCGTCCGCGAGGCGCTGCGTCACCTCTCGGACGGCGGCGTGCTGGGCCTGTTCCCCGAGGGTGGCATCGAGCGGCAGCCCCAGACGCTGCGGCCCTTCCAGCCGGGCGTTGGGCTCTTGATCCGGCGGAGCGGCGCCCGCGTCCTGCCGATCGTGATCGAGGGCGCAGCGATGGCTCCGACGGCCTGGGGCGCGTTGGTCCGGACAAGCCGGCCGACCATCCGAATCATGGAGCCGATCGACTACGGGCGAGAGACGAGCCCCGCGGAGGTCGCAGCCGACCTGCAGTCCCGCTTCGAAGCGTGGACCGGCTGGGGCGTCGGAATCTGA
- a CDS encoding replication-associated recombination protein A gives MSDLFGAERAKRRRKAEPLAARMRPRSIDEVVGQQHILGPGKLLRRMLEADALTSLILHGPPGTGKTTLAGLIAEHSGRHFEAANAASIGVKRVREISEVARARLEDGGPRTVLFLDEVHRFSRSQQDVLLEDVEQGVLTLIGATTENPLFACNAALVSRSTLFRLEPLTEDEIVEVLRRALVNEQRGYGTLNIEAHDEALRVWAIKSDGDARRALTALEVAVLSSGRDGARIVIDRQVAEDSIQQKAAVYGDDEHYDSASAMIKSIRGSDPDAACYWIARMLEGGEDPRFIARRLAILASEDVGNADPRAVMVAAATWELVERIGLPEARITLGHCACYLALAPKSNAAYRAIDAAIADVKEGRTVPVPVYLRDPNSSPLTTEDATGVRTKEAGGEKYEYSHAAEGGVTGQDYLGVPKRYYEPGDAGEEAAMAARLAEIRALRRKRRS, from the coding sequence GTGAGCGATCTCTTCGGAGCAGAACGGGCCAAGCGACGGCGGAAGGCCGAGCCGTTGGCGGCGAGGATGCGGCCGCGTTCCATCGACGAGGTCGTCGGGCAGCAGCACATCCTGGGCCCGGGGAAGCTCCTTCGACGAATGCTGGAGGCCGACGCGCTCACCAGCCTCATCCTCCACGGGCCGCCGGGGACGGGCAAGACGACGCTGGCGGGGCTGATCGCCGAGCACTCGGGGCGGCACTTCGAGGCGGCCAACGCGGCGTCGATCGGGGTGAAGCGGGTGCGCGAGATCTCGGAGGTCGCGCGGGCGCGGCTGGAGGACGGAGGACCGCGGACGGTGCTGTTCCTGGACGAAGTGCACCGGTTCAGCCGCAGCCAGCAGGACGTGCTGCTCGAGGACGTGGAGCAGGGGGTGCTGACGCTGATCGGCGCGACCACGGAGAATCCGCTGTTCGCGTGCAACGCGGCGCTCGTGAGCCGGAGCACGCTGTTCCGGCTGGAGCCGCTCACCGAAGACGAGATCGTCGAGGTGCTGCGGCGTGCGCTCGTGAATGAACAGCGCGGCTACGGCACGCTGAACATCGAGGCGCACGATGAGGCGCTGCGCGTCTGGGCGATCAAGAGCGATGGCGATGCGCGACGCGCGCTCACGGCGCTCGAAGTTGCGGTTCTGAGTTCGGGCAGGGACGGCGCGCGGATCGTCATCGACAGGCAAGTCGCCGAGGATTCGATCCAGCAGAAGGCGGCGGTATACGGTGACGACGAGCACTACGACTCGGCGTCGGCGATGATCAAGAGCATCCGCGGGAGCGACCCGGACGCGGCGTGCTACTGGATCGCGCGGATGCTCGAGGGCGGCGAGGATCCGCGATTCATCGCCCGGCGGCTGGCGATCCTGGCCAGCGAGGACGTCGGCAACGCCGACCCGCGGGCTGTGATGGTGGCCGCGGCAACGTGGGAGCTCGTCGAGCGGATTGGGCTGCCCGAGGCGCGGATCACGCTGGGGCATTGCGCGTGCTACCTCGCGCTCGCGCCCAAGAGCAACGCGGCGTACCGGGCGATTGATGCGGCGATCGCAGACGTGAAGGAGGGGCGGACCGTGCCGGTGCCGGTATACCTGCGCGATCCCAATTCATCGCCGTTGACGACCGAGGACGCGACCGGCGTGCGCACCAAGGAGGCCGGCGGCGAAAAGTACGAGTACAGCCATGCGGCCGAAGGCGGCGTGACGGGGCAGGACTACCTGGGCGTACCGAAGCGGTACTACGAGCCCGGCGACGCCGGGGAGGAGGCCGCGATGGCGGCGCGGCTGGCGGAGATCCGGGCGTTGCGGCGCAAACGGCGGTCGTAG
- a CDS encoding TIGR03435 family protein, translating into MIRIQRLALLALTLAACVAGAARAQQAPGPGDAAPPITLDALTNAPEGANASWEAWSNGTTVIEFWGTWCGPCVAAIPHINELHDEFAPKGVNFLSVTYEEPAITDSFQERMKLHTWIGHDMDRSMVKDYAVRGWPTTFIVRDGTIVSRTHPTALTKERLATIVEGKPDPYAAREHQDIKAPGQVGPDGRPVLSGGMTAGIDPYSPIEDQPAIQVIVRPAGNYSMTSASGTALTALGRTAGSVVTSLYNLRGYAVEVDPAVTDQKFDVIYRVPRDQYNTLMPAVRELITAGLGVRLETEMREVDAYKLRIADTGLKLKDSGVDRHLGTSSMMNGRTITLTSASASMATIVGNVAGIMSAPVLDRTDHEGYLFLDLDLTADKTTLPAELLEQAGLVLVPTRHEIEFTIIKPAN; encoded by the coding sequence ATGATCCGCATCCAGCGCCTCGCCCTGCTCGCCCTGACGCTCGCAGCCTGCGTGGCCGGCGCAGCCCGCGCTCAACAGGCCCCCGGCCCGGGCGACGCCGCTCCGCCCATCACCCTCGATGCCCTGACCAACGCCCCCGAGGGCGCCAACGCGAGCTGGGAAGCCTGGTCGAACGGCACCACCGTCATCGAGTTCTGGGGCACCTGGTGCGGCCCGTGCGTGGCAGCCATCCCGCACATCAACGAGCTCCACGACGAATTCGCTCCCAAGGGCGTCAACTTCCTCAGCGTCACCTACGAAGAGCCCGCCATCACCGACAGCTTCCAGGAGCGCATGAAGCTCCACACCTGGATCGGCCACGACATGGATCGATCTATGGTCAAGGACTACGCCGTCCGCGGCTGGCCAACGACCTTCATCGTCCGCGACGGAACCATCGTCTCGCGAACGCATCCCACCGCGCTTACGAAGGAACGACTCGCCACGATCGTCGAAGGCAAGCCAGACCCGTACGCCGCACGCGAACACCAAGACATCAAGGCTCCCGGCCAGGTCGGCCCCGACGGCCGCCCCGTCCTCTCCGGCGGAATGACCGCTGGAATCGATCCCTATTCGCCCATCGAAGACCAGCCGGCCATCCAGGTCATTGTCCGCCCCGCGGGCAACTACAGCATGACCTCCGCCAGCGGCACCGCCCTCACCGCGCTCGGCCGCACGGCCGGCAGTGTCGTTACTTCGCTCTACAACCTGCGTGGCTACGCCGTCGAGGTCGACCCCGCCGTCACCGACCAAAAGTTCGACGTCATCTACCGCGTTCCGCGTGATCAGTACAACACGCTCATGCCCGCCGTCCGCGAACTCATCACGGCCGGCCTGGGCGTCCGCCTCGAAACCGAGATGCGCGAGGTCGACGCCTACAAGCTGCGCATCGCCGACACCGGCCTCAAGCTCAAAGATTCCGGCGTTGATCGCCACCTGGGTACCAGCTCGATGATGAATGGCCGCACCATCACCCTGACCAGTGCGAGCGCGTCCATGGCCACGATCGTCGGCAACGTGGCCGGCATCATGAGCGCCCCCGTCCTCGACCGCACCGATCACGAGGGTTACCTGTTCCTCGATCTCGATCTCACGGCCGACAAGACCACGCTCCCCGCAGAACTGCTGGAACAGGCAGGCCTCGTCCTCGTGCCCACCAGACACGAGATCGAGTTCACCATCATCAAGCCCGCAAACTAA
- a CDS encoding prepilin-type N-terminal cleavage/methylation domain-containing protein, with the protein MRRGFTLIEILVVIAIIAVLLGVLLPVLAGARDAGRAAVCLSNLRQAHLICAQYADEYDGFGPAIGQPYAALPNWALVVQTEAKGGAGRAGTGPGEVFEESGILVCPACQAQTGERMTRTYAMNATGLAGQPGDAGDYDARPTSIRFNLVSRPAETPLLVDAAPTPPGPGQPPRTRTASVIDFRQDSHVAQRLGLWHGGRASARCHAVRFDGSARAFAGVESAWLEPLR; encoded by the coding sequence ATGCGCCGCGGGTTCACGCTGATCGAGATTCTCGTCGTCATCGCGATCATCGCGGTGCTGCTCGGCGTGTTGTTGCCGGTGCTCGCCGGCGCGCGGGACGCTGGCCGGGCTGCGGTGTGCCTCTCGAACCTGCGGCAGGCGCACCTGATCTGTGCCCAGTATGCAGACGAATACGACGGGTTCGGACCGGCGATCGGGCAGCCGTATGCGGCGCTGCCGAACTGGGCGTTGGTCGTGCAGACCGAGGCCAAGGGCGGGGCAGGGCGCGCGGGGACGGGGCCGGGCGAGGTGTTCGAGGAATCGGGCATCCTCGTGTGTCCGGCGTGCCAGGCGCAGACTGGCGAGCGGATGACGCGGACGTACGCCATGAACGCGACGGGGCTGGCGGGCCAGCCGGGGGACGCGGGCGACTACGACGCGCGGCCGACGTCGATCCGGTTCAACCTGGTGTCGCGGCCGGCCGAGACGCCCTTACTCGTCGACGCGGCGCCGACGCCGCCGGGGCCCGGGCAGCCGCCGCGCACGCGAACAGCCAGCGTCATCGACTTCCGGCAGGATTCGCACGTGGCGCAGCGGCTCGGCCTGTGGCACGGAGGCCGCGCCAGTGCGCGGTGCCACGCCGTGCGGTTCGATGGCTCGGCACGTGCGTTCGCGGGCGTCGAATCGGCGTGGCTGGAGCCGCTTCGATAA
- a CDS encoding GC-type dockerin domain-anchored protein produces the protein MQARITIVPAASLLAFTHAAHAQDWERFTFGPVGDLIIISIFITDDNPQLQVTDAFASGDRFSVRLVDRAGTVDEFVCSEPTTIGDEIGADYDAAFADDRWSSGEVYLSHRGPLSMEISVTASPFGVGGAAYRLTFGEPPCRADLDGDGQLTIFAFLAFQNLFDAGDPLADFDGDGELTIFDFLAFQNEFDAGCE, from the coding sequence ATGCAGGCTCGAATCACCATCGTCCCGGCCGCCTCGCTCCTCGCCTTCACCCACGCTGCCCACGCTCAGGACTGGGAACGCTTCACCTTCGGCCCGGTCGGCGACCTCATCATCATCAGCATCTTCATCACCGACGACAACCCGCAACTCCAAGTCACCGACGCGTTCGCGTCGGGTGACCGGTTCTCCGTCCGCCTGGTCGATCGTGCCGGCACCGTTGATGAGTTCGTGTGCTCCGAGCCGACCACCATCGGCGACGAGATCGGCGCCGACTACGACGCCGCCTTTGCCGACGACCGCTGGTCGAGCGGCGAGGTCTACCTCTCGCACCGCGGCCCGCTCTCGATGGAGATCAGCGTCACCGCGAGTCCCTTCGGCGTTGGCGGCGCCGCCTATCGCCTCACGTTCGGCGAGCCACCGTGCCGCGCCGACCTCGACGGCGACGGACAGCTCACCATCTTCGCCTTCCTTGCGTTCCAGAACCTGTTCGACGCCGGCGACCCGCTCGCCGACTTCGACGGCGACGGCGAGCTCACCATCTTCGACTTCCTCGCCTTTCAGAACGAGTTCGACGCGGGCTGCGAGTAG
- the lipB gene encoding lipoyl(octanoyl) transferase LipB — MADSHPGLDIIDLGRMGYAQALEIQRARQAELIDARGVPGGPIGTIYLVEHEPVITVTSRPGAAEHVLASIDHLASLGVELHQTDRGGDVTYHGPGQIVAYPILDLERLSAPSGKPLGLHGYMRLLEQAVIDTLATYDISGERDETATGVWVSPGMGPPAKIAAMGVRVRKWVTMHGLALNVSPDLAHFNLIVPCGLAGRPVTSMHAILGESCPGFSAARTTLAGHLARLVTEHAASPISR, encoded by the coding sequence GTGGCAGACTCGCATCCGGGCCTCGACATCATCGACCTGGGCCGCATGGGCTACGCCCAGGCCCTGGAGATCCAGCGGGCGCGACAGGCCGAGCTCATCGACGCGCGGGGCGTCCCCGGCGGCCCCATCGGCACGATCTACCTCGTCGAGCACGAACCGGTCATCACCGTCACCAGCCGCCCGGGTGCCGCCGAACACGTGCTCGCCTCGATCGACCACCTCGCGTCGCTCGGCGTGGAGCTCCACCAGACCGATCGGGGCGGCGACGTCACCTACCACGGCCCGGGCCAGATCGTCGCCTACCCCATCCTCGATCTCGAGCGCCTTTCCGCACCCAGCGGCAAGCCCCTCGGGTTGCACGGCTACATGCGCCTGCTCGAACAGGCCGTCATCGACACCCTCGCGACGTACGACATCTCGGGCGAGCGCGACGAAACCGCCACCGGCGTCTGGGTATCGCCGGGCATGGGGCCACCAGCCAAGATCGCCGCCATGGGCGTCCGCGTCCGCAAGTGGGTCACCATGCACGGCCTGGCCCTCAACGTCTCGCCCGACCTTGCCCACTTCAACCTCATCGTCCCGTGCGGCCTCGCGGGCCGCCCGGTGACGAGCATGCACGCGATCCTGGGCGAGTCGTGCCCCGGCTTCAGCGCCGCACGCACCACCCTGGCCGGCCATCTGGCCCGCCTCGTGACCGAGCACGCGGCCAGCCCGATTTCCCGTTGA
- the lpxA gene encoding acyl-ACP--UDP-N-acetylglucosamine O-acyltransferase: protein MSTASSSHHETAEIHASAYVDPEAHLGEGVVVGPRCHVGAGVRLDAGVRLIASVHLEGPATIGTGTTIYPFAVIGMPGQDFKFSPGDPTPGVVIGSGCVIREHVTVHAATTDAHPTSVGNKCYLMAASHVGHDCMVGNGVILVNNALLAGHVTVYDNATMSGNTAVHQHCRVGRMAFISGGVATAMDVPPFCLCDQINATNGLNLVGLRRAGVPKPSIDALRFAFRTVISKSLPREEALATLRELGGDDPYVQEMADFIATSKRGVGRGAGRNTRRSG, encoded by the coding sequence ATGTCCACCGCCTCTTCGAGCCATCACGAGACTGCCGAGATTCACGCTTCCGCGTATGTCGACCCCGAGGCGCATCTCGGCGAGGGGGTGGTCGTCGGGCCGCGGTGCCACGTGGGCGCCGGCGTGCGGCTCGATGCGGGCGTGCGACTCATCGCGTCGGTGCACCTGGAAGGGCCCGCGACGATCGGCACGGGCACGACGATCTATCCGTTCGCGGTGATCGGCATGCCCGGGCAGGACTTCAAGTTCTCGCCGGGCGATCCGACGCCGGGAGTCGTCATCGGCTCTGGGTGCGTGATCCGCGAGCACGTGACGGTGCACGCGGCGACGACCGATGCACACCCCACCAGCGTTGGCAACAAGTGCTACTTGATGGCGGCCAGCCACGTTGGGCACGACTGCATGGTCGGCAACGGCGTGATCCTCGTGAACAATGCGTTGCTGGCCGGCCACGTCACGGTGTACGACAACGCGACGATGAGCGGGAACACGGCCGTGCACCAGCACTGCCGGGTGGGCCGGATGGCGTTCATCTCGGGCGGCGTTGCGACGGCCATGGACGTGCCGCCCTTCTGCCTGTGCGATCAGATCAACGCAACGAACGGGCTCAACTTGGTGGGGCTGCGACGCGCGGGCGTACCCAAACCGTCGATCGACGCCTTGCGTTTCGCGTTCCGCACGGTGATTTCCAAGAGCCTCCCGCGAGAGGAAGCGCTGGCGACGCTACGTGAGCTCGGCGGCGATGATCCGTACGTACAGGAGATGGCCGACTTCATCGCAACGAGCAAGCGGGGCGTCGGACGCGGCGCGGGGCGGAACACGCGGCGGTCTGGCTGA
- a CDS encoding MBL fold metallo-hydrolase, producing MVRRTNTSPDDWPALCVLASGSSGNCSVLRSADGRLVLIDAGLSPRRTAAALGELGHGLEDVDAIVLTHLDSDHFYSSWASVAPRKLGRGACVWVHASHARERRLDPLHDAGRLRTFERDAFEPMRSATFTSRLASHDAEGVATFRIETPQGELGFLTDLGEVTDRLVEFHADVGVLAIESNYCPRLQARSERPDFLKRRIMGGAGHLSNEQCLGATEAIGPREHAVFLHLSRECNRPEIVGELHEGADYARTIASAEAPTRWVPISGGRAAPAPVVPAAPMTLFGPMR from the coding sequence ATGGTGCGGCGGACGAACACATCACCCGACGATTGGCCGGCGCTGTGCGTGCTGGCCAGCGGCTCGAGCGGCAACTGCTCGGTGCTGCGGAGCGCCGACGGGCGGCTGGTCTTGATCGACGCGGGGCTGAGCCCCCGGCGTACGGCGGCGGCGCTGGGCGAGCTCGGGCACGGGCTCGAGGACGTCGACGCGATCGTGCTGACGCACCTGGACAGCGATCACTTCTACTCGTCGTGGGCGAGCGTGGCGCCGCGAAAGCTCGGAAGGGGCGCGTGCGTGTGGGTGCACGCGTCGCACGCCCGAGAGCGGCGGCTGGACCCGCTTCACGACGCCGGGCGCCTGCGGACGTTCGAGCGCGACGCGTTCGAGCCGATGCGATCGGCGACGTTCACGAGTCGGCTGGCGAGCCACGACGCCGAGGGCGTGGCGACGTTCCGGATCGAGACGCCGCAGGGCGAGCTGGGCTTCCTGACCGACCTGGGCGAGGTGACGGATCGGCTGGTCGAGTTCCATGCCGACGTGGGCGTGCTGGCGATCGAGAGCAACTACTGCCCGCGCCTCCAGGCACGTTCGGAGCGGCCGGACTTCCTCAAGCGGCGGATCATGGGCGGCGCGGGGCACCTGAGCAACGAGCAGTGCCTCGGGGCAACCGAGGCCATCGGGCCGCGCGAGCACGCGGTGTTCCTGCATCTCTCGAGGGAGTGCAACCGGCCGGAGATCGTCGGCGAGTTGCACGAGGGCGCGGACTATGCGCGCACGATCGCGTCGGCCGAGGCGCCGACGCGGTGGGTGCCGATCTCGGGCGGGCGCGCGGCGCCGGCTCCGGTCGTTCCGGCGGCGCCCATGACGCTGTTCGGGCCGATGCGGTGA
- a CDS encoding class I SAM-dependent methyltransferase, translating into MSEPRSGDPALGYRNTSGQRVGGREGSAAEVGASRLARWFGGLLRTRKVVTVEGVRYEELDAVPLRRALARGMGKRYRVRFPDRAKMVLEVSGARPIADLLGETDLGEFTLIDPLMRPGDRVLLLHAGTGHGAAWLSERLGPTGALVALEPDATSVRYARHRYHPANTSLEVCDLHSPTNAPPALAGELDGAFDGIVHRRLPGDGPQRDAQLRECWRLLSPGGVMTVLLALPSGHHDPREDPRLGALEGELRALAGAQAPGIERLERVRVHARCGVMLERSFDDDDQPPAPEGGSPGDQGGEGQRV; encoded by the coding sequence GTGAGCGAGCCGAGGTCGGGCGATCCGGCGCTGGGGTATCGCAACACGAGCGGGCAGCGCGTGGGCGGCCGAGAGGGCTCGGCGGCGGAGGTCGGTGCGTCGCGGCTGGCGCGTTGGTTCGGCGGGCTGCTGAGGACGAGAAAGGTCGTCACGGTCGAGGGCGTCCGGTACGAGGAGCTCGATGCCGTGCCGCTGCGCCGGGCGCTGGCCCGGGGCATGGGCAAGCGGTACCGCGTGCGGTTCCCCGATCGCGCGAAGATGGTTCTGGAGGTGAGCGGCGCGCGGCCGATCGCCGACCTGCTGGGCGAGACCGACCTGGGCGAGTTCACGCTGATCGATCCGCTGATGCGGCCGGGCGATCGCGTCCTGCTGTTGCACGCGGGCACGGGGCACGGGGCGGCGTGGCTGAGCGAGCGGCTGGGGCCGACCGGCGCGCTCGTGGCCCTCGAGCCCGATGCGACGAGCGTGCGCTATGCGCGGCACCGGTATCACCCGGCCAATACGTCGCTGGAGGTCTGCGACCTGCATTCCCCGACGAATGCGCCGCCCGCGCTCGCCGGCGAACTGGACGGCGCGTTCGATGGCATCGTGCACCGGCGGCTGCCGGGCGATGGGCCGCAACGCGACGCGCAGCTCCGTGAGTGCTGGCGGTTGCTGTCGCCAGGCGGGGTGATGACGGTGCTCCTCGCGTTGCCCAGCGGCCACCACGACCCGCGCGAGGACCCGCGGCTGGGCGCGCTCGAGGGCGAGCTGCGGGCGCTGGCGGGCGCGCAGGCGCCGGGCATCGAGCGGCTGGAGCGCGTGCGCGTGCACGCGCGATGCGGCGTCATGCTCGAACGATCCTTCGACGACGACGACCAGCCGCCGGCGCCCGAAGGCGGGAGTCCGGGGGACCAGGGCGGCGAGGGCCAGCGCGTCTAG
- a CDS encoding M14 family zinc carboxypeptidase: MNACRLLPLLFSLLLAACAGRPQDYLTPPGDRVDMPAPPALESAATQLGASRQGRPIFVRTHGAGPTGVLVIGLIHGDEPEVYQRFDDLWLRLRTAGYEGRLTLHAIANMNPDGLERQRRGNARGVDLNRNWPARNFRPSTAHGPNPLSEPEAAAVHRFIQQARPAVIVVFHSTGGGPFVDPDGPMETAGPLAEAFVRAAARVDPSWRMNADFTNPAGSLGSWYGLDEQQVVLTVELRPGTPPEDALAAATAGTLAVLRTLSGP, translated from the coding sequence ATGAACGCGTGCCGCCTCCTCCCTCTCCTCTTCTCCCTCCTCCTGGCAGCCTGCGCCGGCCGCCCCCAGGACTACCTCACGCCCCCCGGCGACCGCGTCGACATGCCCGCACCGCCCGCGCTCGAGTCCGCCGCGACCCAGCTCGGCGCCAGCCGCCAGGGCCGCCCGATCTTCGTGCGCACCCACGGCGCCGGGCCAACGGGCGTGCTCGTCATCGGGCTGATCCACGGCGACGAACCCGAGGTCTACCAGCGCTTCGACGACCTGTGGCTGCGCCTGCGCACCGCCGGCTACGAGGGCCGCCTCACGCTCCACGCGATCGCGAACATGAACCCAGACGGCCTGGAGCGCCAGCGCCGCGGCAACGCGCGCGGCGTCGACCTCAACCGCAACTGGCCCGCACGAAACTTCCGCCCCTCGACCGCCCACGGCCCGAACCCCCTCAGCGAGCCCGAGGCCGCCGCCGTGCACCGCTTCATCCAGCAGGCACGGCCCGCGGTCATCGTCGTCTTCCACTCGACCGGCGGCGGCCCCTTCGTCGATCCCGACGGCCCGATGGAAACCGCCGGCCCGCTCGCCGAGGCCTTCGTCCGCGCCGCGGCGCGCGTCGATCCGTCGTGGCGCATGAACGCCGACTTCACCAATCCCGCTGGCTCGCTCGGTTCGTGGTACGGGCTCGACGAGCAGCAGGTCGTGCTCACGGTCGAGCTGCGCCCCGGCACGCCGCCCGAGGATGCGCTCGCCGCCGCGACCGCCGGCACCCTCGCCGTGCTGCGCACGCTGTCGGGCCCGTAA